One Epinephelus moara isolate mb chromosome 20, YSFRI_EMoa_1.0, whole genome shotgun sequence genomic window carries:
- the lrrc4.2 gene encoding leucine-rich repeat-containing protein 4.2, which yields MSPLGQVSVQPTWNAALLAVLSLMVPALSMCQSTGPALGSANPQNCPGVCSCTNQLSKVVCTRRGLVRVPPNIPPNTRYLNLMENSIETIQADTFRHLHHLEVLQLGRNAIRQIEVGAFNGLTSLNTLELFDNRLTVIPSGAFEYLSKLRELWLRNNPIESIPSYAFNRVPSLMRLDLGELRKLEYISDGAFEGLENLKYLNLGMCNLREFPHLSPLVGLEELEISENVFPDLKPGAFRGLKNLRKLWIMNSAITNIERNAFDDITALVELNLAHNNLSSLPHNLFTPLQYLVELHLHHNPWRCDCDVVWLSWWLREYIPTNSTCCGRCHTPVHMRGRYLVEVDQATFQCSAPFILDAPRDLNISAARVAELKCRTAAMSSVRWLLPNGTVLTHGSAHPRISVLNDGTLNFSNVLPSDTGVYTCMVSNMAGNSNASAYLNVSNAELNTSNLSYFTTVTVEVLEPTVEETPKPKPTIPASPSVFQPVFISTPTVLFQSTQTPRQVSIPTARIPSGPAASLDEVMKTTKIIIGCFVAVTLLAAAMLIAFYKLRKRHQQRSTVAAARTIEIIQMEEEVPPVPPPTSGSSGSDDTGLVLPTLVEHNSNTFKPGYVSSSSSSRQGGYGAHWTQNNSLHRSVRQHHSHISTIADPYVIKTTHGKEKVQETQI from the coding sequence ATGAGTCCTCTGGGCCAGGTTAGTGTGCAGCCTACCTGGAACGCAGCCCTGCTCGCCGTGCTCTCTCTCATGGTGCCTGCTCTCAGTATGTGCCAGTCCACAGGCCCTGCGTTGGGCTCGGCTAACCCACAGAACTGTCCAGGTGTGTGCTCCTGCACTAACCAGCTCAGCAAGGTGGTGTGTACCCGCCGAGGCCTGGTTAGGGTTCCCCCGAACATCCCACCCAACACCAGGTACCTGAACCTGATGGAAAACAGCATAGAGACCATACAGGCAGATACCTTCAGGCACCTGCATCACCTGGAGGTACTGCAGTTGGGCAGAAATGCTATCAGACAGATTGAAGTGGGGGCCTTCAATGGCCTGACCAGCCTCAATACTCTGGAGCTCTTCGACAACAGACTGACAGTCATTCCCAGTGGGGCTTTTGAGTACCTGTCAAAGTTGAGAGAGTTGTGGCTTAGAAACAATCCCATTGAGAGCATCCCGTCTTATGCCTTCAACCGTGTCCCCTCCCTCATGAGACTGGACTTGGGAGAACTGAGGAAGTTGGAGTACATTTCTGATGGGGCATTTGAGGGCCTTGAAAACCTCAAGTATCTCAACTTGGGGATGTGCAAcctgagggagtttcctcatcTTTCACCACTGGTGGGATTGGAGGAGCTAGAGATATCAGAGAATGTTTTCCCTGACCTGAAGCCCGGGGCCTTCCGTGGGCTTAAAAATCTACGTAAACTGTGGATTATGAACTCTGCCATCACTAACATTGAGAGGAATgcttttgatgacatcacagcccTGGTAGAGCTGAATTTAGCCCATAATAACCTGTCATCCCTCCCCCATAACCTCTTCACCCCTCTACAGTACCTGGTGGAGCTACACCTGCACCACAACCCTTGGCGATGTGACTGTGATGTAGTGTGGCTCTCCTGGTGGCTCAGAGAATACATTCCCACAAATTCCACCTGCTGTGGACGCTGCCACACCCCGGTCCACATGAGAGGACGATACCTGGTGGAAGTTGATCAGGCCACCTTTCAGTGTTCGGCACCATTCATACTCGATGCTCCTAGAGATCTGAACATCTCGGCAGCGAGGGTGGCAGAACTGAAGTGCCGCACAGCTGCCATGAGCTCAGTCCGATGGCTTCTCCCCAATGGGACTGTATTGACCCATGGCTCGGCTCACCCACGGATATCTGTCCTCAACGATGGGACGCTCAACTTCTCCAACGTTCTCCCATCAGACACGGGGGTCTACACCTGCATGGTGAGCAACATGGCCGGAAATTCCAATGCCTCGGCCTACCTAAACGTCAGCAATGCTGAACTCAACACGTCTAATCTGTCCTATTTTACCACCGTAACCGTGGAAGTTTTGGAGCCCACAGTGGAGGAGACCCCTAAACCCAAGCCTACTATCCCTGCCTCGCCCTCTGTCTTTCAGCCCGTCTTCATCTCCACACCCACTGTGCTGTTCCAAAGCACCCAGACTCCAAGGCAGGTGTCAATCCCCACTGCCAGAATCCCTAGTGGGCCAGCCGCCAGCCTGGATGAGGTGATGAAAACCACCAAAATCATCATtggctgttttgttgctgttacCTTGCTGGCAGCAGCCATGTTGATAGCATTCTATAAGTTGCGTAAGCGGCATCAACAGAGGAGCACGGTGGCGGCAGCCAGGACCATAGAAATCATACAGATGGAGGAAGAAGTTCCTCCCGTTCCACCACCCACCTCCGGATCTAGTGGCTCTGACGACACAGGGTTGGTACTGCCTACATTAGTGGAACACAACAGCAACACCTTTAAGCCTGGGtacgtgtcctcctcctcctcatcccgCCAAGGGGGCTACGGAGCCCACTGGACCCAGAACAACTCTCTTCATCGCTCAGTCAGACAGCATCACAGCCACATCAGCACCATTGCTGATCCCTACGTCATTAAGACTACTCACGGCAAGGAGAAGGTTCAAGAGACCCAAATCTGA